A single region of the Candidatus Binatia bacterium genome encodes:
- a CDS encoding peptidoglycan DD-metalloendopeptidase family protein, with protein sequence MAALAALLLALVAVAAPAPVAAQEPAAQVLAQAAPPDSSAPDASGAEIEAQKKELESLRQELEKRRVISQQLKGRERNILGDLRDTEKNLQLTLRYLAALERRRRAVAGDLGETTSELGRTAIQLEADRRRLAWRLREIYKRGRSRDIEYILSARSFGDLVTRTYYLARVAREDHQQLLLTQARRVAVQDTKTRLESRKRELDRLASETEREKRALAQLTAQRRNLLRQVRSDAKSNERAQAEIKRASKRIQGLIDMLEKRRLAAERGAPGELPLFGDFSKNKGRLAWPVTGKVATGFGNVTNPRFGTTTFNSGIDIAAPFGTPIKAVAQGRMDYVNWLEGFGKCAILNHGGGFYTLYAHASEISVPVGKDVAAGEVIGRVGDTGSTIGTALHFEIRRGKQALNPIEWLR encoded by the coding sequence GCGGTCGCCGCGCCGGCGCCCGTCGCGGCGCAGGAGCCGGCCGCCCAGGTCCTGGCCCAGGCGGCTCCGCCCGACAGCTCGGCGCCCGACGCCAGCGGCGCCGAGATCGAAGCCCAGAAGAAGGAGCTGGAGTCCCTCCGCCAGGAGTTGGAGAAGCGCCGCGTCATCTCGCAGCAGCTGAAGGGGCGCGAGCGGAACATCCTCGGGGACCTGCGCGACACCGAGAAGAACCTCCAGCTCACGCTGCGCTACCTGGCCGCGCTGGAGCGCCGGCGGCGCGCGGTGGCGGGCGACCTGGGCGAGACGACCTCCGAGCTCGGACGCACGGCGATCCAGCTGGAGGCGGACCGGCGGCGGCTGGCGTGGCGCCTGCGGGAGATCTACAAACGCGGGCGCAGCCGCGACATCGAGTACATCCTCTCGGCGCGCTCCTTCGGAGATCTGGTGACCCGGACCTATTACCTCGCGCGCGTGGCGCGCGAGGACCATCAGCAGCTCCTCCTCACGCAGGCGCGCCGGGTCGCGGTCCAGGACACCAAGACCCGGCTGGAGAGCCGGAAGCGCGAGCTGGACCGGCTGGCCTCCGAGACCGAAAGGGAGAAGCGGGCGCTGGCGCAGCTGACGGCGCAGCGGCGGAACCTCCTCCGGCAGGTCCGCTCCGACGCCAAGTCGAACGAGCGGGCCCAGGCCGAGATCAAGCGGGCGAGCAAGCGGATCCAGGGACTGATCGACATGCTCGAAAAGCGGCGCCTGGCCGCCGAGCGCGGGGCCCCGGGCGAGCTGCCGCTCTTCGGCGACTTCTCGAAGAACAAGGGGCGCCTGGCCTGGCCGGTGACGGGCAAGGTGGCAACCGGCTTCGGGAACGTGACCAATCCCCGCTTCGGGACCACGACCTTCAACAGCGGCATCGACATCGCGGCCCCCTTCGGCACCCCCATCAAGGCCGTGGCCCAGGGGCGGATGGACTACGTCAACTGGCTCGAGGGGTTCGGCAAGTGTGCTATCCTCAACCACGGAGGAGGCTTCTACACGCTGTACGCGCACGCCTCCGAGATCAGCGTGCCGGTCGGCAAGGATGTTGCCGCCGGCGAAGTCATCGGCCGGGTCGGCGACACCGGCTCCACGATTGGAACGGCACTCCACTTCGAGATTCGCCGGGGGAAGCAGGCGCTGAACCCGATCGAGTGGCTCCGATAG
- a CDS encoding divergent polysaccharide deacetylase family protein, whose protein sequence is MARKTRKAPARRGRSRPRFLLLGVGAVLLGVVIWLAQNGPSLKEGARAPARPAAEKAANPDADTRAAVFADSDWDRLGLRLQSEYLRLFRSGDHAALLRLTSRTLRGALEEIGVSRALIDERPLAAAVAGAGRAPVQWRIQVPPRASLFRINDAITQAMIVLGGRTIRGAERPAQTLGTALDLRVGYGDRATHAIVIEPSAQVNDADAKIAFVVLDADPQYDNLYQSYLRSEVPFTFAVRPDLPITGRLTRDLRRAKREIFLHLAMEPRGYPRVDPGKDAILLDLSQVEIEDRITRGLSTVAPARGVVSRLGGAAVNDADVMRAVLGELKRRDLPFLDAHGAGPSLVEEIGEEVGARTLTLGATLDGSGNTPGAVKARLEQLVRTAMQRGALVVTLHPSSVILGVLEKERDALRAQGVDLVPASDIVL, encoded by the coding sequence GTGGCCCGCAAGACCCGGAAAGCACCCGCGCGCCGCGGACGGTCGCGACCGCGATTCCTCCTGCTCGGCGTCGGCGCCGTGCTCCTCGGCGTCGTGATCTGGCTCGCCCAAAACGGACCGTCGCTGAAGGAAGGAGCGCGCGCGCCCGCTCGGCCGGCGGCGGAGAAAGCCGCCAATCCCGACGCCGACACCCGCGCCGCCGTCTTCGCCGACTCCGACTGGGACCGCCTGGGGCTCCGGCTCCAGTCGGAATACCTCCGCCTTTTCCGCTCCGGCGATCATGCCGCCCTCCTCCGGCTGACCAGCCGCACGCTGCGGGGCGCCCTGGAGGAGATCGGCGTCTCGCGAGCCCTGATCGACGAGCGGCCGCTCGCCGCGGCCGTGGCCGGCGCGGGGCGAGCTCCGGTCCAGTGGCGGATCCAGGTGCCGCCGCGCGCCTCGCTCTTCCGCATCAACGACGCGATCACGCAGGCGATGATCGTGCTGGGGGGACGGACGATCCGCGGCGCCGAACGTCCCGCGCAGACCCTGGGCACCGCCCTCGACCTGCGGGTGGGCTACGGGGACCGCGCCACGCACGCGATCGTGATCGAGCCGAGCGCGCAGGTGAACGACGCCGATGCCAAGATCGCGTTCGTCGTGCTCGATGCCGACCCGCAATACGACAACCTCTATCAGAGCTATCTCCGGAGCGAGGTGCCCTTCACGTTCGCCGTGCGCCCCGACCTGCCGATCACCGGGCGCCTGACGCGCGACCTCCGGCGCGCCAAGCGGGAAATCTTCCTCCATCTCGCGATGGAGCCGCGCGGCTATCCCCGCGTCGACCCGGGCAAGGACGCGATCCTGCTCGACCTCTCGCAGGTGGAGATCGAAGACCGGATCACGCGCGGGCTCTCCACGGTGGCCCCCGCGCGCGGGGTGGTGAGCCGCCTCGGGGGCGCCGCGGTGAACGACGCCGACGTGATGCGCGCCGTGCTCGGCGAGCTGAAGCGGCGGGACCTGCCCTTCCTGGACGCGCACGGCGCGGGGCCCAGCCTGGTCGAGGAGATCGGCGAGGAGGTGGGCGCGCGCACCCTCACGCTGGGCGCGACCCTGGACGGAAGCGGCAACACGCCGGGCGCCGTCAAGGCGCGCCTGGAGCAGCTGGTCCGGACGGCCATGCAGCGCGGGGCGCTGGTCGTCACGCTGCACCCAAGCTCGGTCATCCTCGGGGTGCTCGAGAAGGAGAGGGACGCGCTGCGGGCGCAGGGCGTGGACCTGGTGCCCGCGTCGGACATCGTGCTGTGA
- the rsmA gene encoding 16S rRNA (adenine(1518)-N(6)/adenine(1519)-N(6))-dimethyltransferase RsmA, translated as MPRPVRSSGSDRTPHPPASGKSRRERLRPTAGTGHSGAASGVPGALRDLGVRPSRRLGQNFLQDPRVADRIAALAGDQLTEILEIGPGLGALTERLAALGRRVAVVELDLRLADALERNYGAAGNRAVVRVVRGDILNQRLEDLLPGSGPVTVVANLPYSITTPAIEWVLAQGPRVRQAILMVQREVAERMTAKPGGKEFGSLAVFLSLHADVEPLFRVSPGAFHPRPDVDSTVVRMTPRPFPGTTEPERREAERLARAATTSRRKTIANALARGLAMEPAAARRLLDEAGIDDSRRGETLAVEEWLALAKACLRMGP; from the coding sequence ATGCCGCGGCCCGTGCGCTCTTCCGGATCTGACCGGACGCCGCATCCGCCGGCGTCGGGGAAGTCCCGGCGCGAGCGGCTTCGCCCCACCGCGGGCACCGGCCACTCCGGGGCCGCCTCCGGGGTGCCCGGGGCGCTTCGCGATCTAGGGGTCCGGCCCAGCCGGCGCCTGGGGCAGAACTTCCTGCAGGACCCCCGGGTCGCCGACCGCATCGCCGCGCTCGCCGGAGACCAGCTGACCGAAATCCTCGAGATCGGCCCCGGCCTGGGCGCCCTGACCGAGCGGCTGGCCGCCCTGGGGCGGCGCGTGGCGGTGGTGGAGTTGGACCTCCGGCTGGCCGATGCCCTGGAGCGGAACTATGGCGCGGCCGGGAACCGGGCGGTGGTCCGGGTGGTTCGCGGAGATATCCTGAACCAGCGCTTGGAGGATCTCCTGCCGGGGAGCGGGCCCGTGACGGTCGTCGCCAACCTTCCCTATTCGATCACGACGCCCGCCATCGAGTGGGTGCTGGCGCAGGGCCCGCGCGTGCGCCAGGCCATCCTCATGGTGCAGCGCGAGGTCGCCGAGCGGATGACCGCGAAGCCCGGAGGCAAGGAGTTCGGCTCGCTGGCCGTCTTCCTATCCCTGCACGCCGACGTCGAGCCGCTGTTCCGGGTCTCGCCCGGCGCCTTTCACCCCCGCCCCGACGTCGACTCCACCGTGGTGCGCATGACCCCCAGGCCCTTCCCGGGGACGACCGAGCCCGAGCGCCGCGAAGCCGAACGGCTCGCCCGCGCCGCGACCACCTCGCGCCGCAAAACGATCGCGAACGCGCTCGCCCGCGGGCTCGCCATGGAACCGGCCGCCGCGCGCCGGCTGCTCGACGAAGCCGGCATCGACGACTCGCGCCGCGGGGAGACACTCGCGGTGGAGGAGTGGCTGGCCCTGGCTAAGGCTTGCCTGAGGATGGGTCCGTGA
- a CDS encoding TatD family hydrolase yields MIDSHAHIGRADFDEDRDLVLARARAAGVSRIVEAGTDAASSRGAIALARRDPLVRAAVGFHPCDVSAERMAEMDEIEALATEPEVVAIGETGLDLHWPENAPIEVQEEFLRRHVAIAKKAGKPLVLHHRAAGERVAALLEREGPPPAGGTFHCFAGDVALARRVIAMGMKIGVGGSATFKKSPLPEILRAIGVEHVVLETDAPYLAPVPHRGKRNEPAYLALVRDHVAASLGTTPAALEAATDAAARALFRI; encoded by the coding sequence ATGATCGACTCGCACGCCCACATCGGGCGCGCCGACTTCGACGAAGACCGCGACCTCGTGCTGGCTCGGGCGCGGGCAGCCGGCGTGTCGCGGATCGTGGAGGCCGGCACCGACGCCGCCTCCAGCCGCGGCGCGATCGCGCTGGCCCGGAGGGATCCGCTCGTGCGCGCGGCCGTCGGCTTCCATCCCTGCGACGTCTCCGCCGAGCGCATGGCCGAGATGGACGAGATCGAAGCGCTGGCCACGGAGCCCGAAGTGGTTGCGATCGGTGAGACCGGTCTCGACCTGCACTGGCCGGAGAACGCGCCGATCGAAGTGCAGGAGGAGTTCCTGCGCCGCCACGTCGCCATCGCGAAGAAGGCGGGAAAGCCGCTCGTGCTGCACCACCGCGCCGCGGGAGAGCGGGTGGCCGCGCTCCTCGAGCGCGAGGGCCCGCCGCCCGCCGGGGGAACGTTCCACTGCTTCGCGGGGGACGTGGCGCTCGCGCGCCGCGTGATCGCGATGGGGATGAAGATCGGCGTCGGTGGATCGGCCACCTTCAAGAAGAGCCCGCTCCCGGAGATCCTCCGCGCGATCGGCGTGGAGCACGTCGTTCTCGAAACCGACGCCCCCTATCTCGCTCCGGTGCCGCACCGGGGGAAGCGGAACGAGCCCGCCTACCTCGCGCTCGTGCGGGATCACGTGGCCGCCTCGCTCGGGACCACCCCGGCGGCGCTGGAGGCAGCCACCGATGCCGCGGCCCGTGCGCTCTTCCGGATCTGA
- the metG gene encoding methionine--tRNA ligase, protein MAKYYLTTAIDYVNAAPHIGTAYEKIAADAIARYKRLAGFDTHFLMGNDEHSTNVEKAAREKGLEPLEYCDRMAEVFQAVWKRLDISYDDFIRTTEPRHVRGVQAMFARFAESGDLYKGKYEGFYCVSCERFYPEKDLENGLCPVHHTQPQWLSEENWFFKLSAYGPRLLEHIRTHPEFIIPEIRKNEIVNVIEGGLEDISVSRSSTRWGVPFPNDPSQMVYVWFDALINYVSGVGYPNPDGDYARYWPADLHVIGKDITRFHCIIWPAMLLSAGVPLPTTVLGHGWVHFQGQKLSKSLGNIVNPLDVADKYGADPLRYYLLKEVPLSRDGDFTWDLFIDRYNADLANDWGNLFTRTVSMIHRYRGGILARAEPIDGLDRLIAEAFRDYRAGFDAFAIERGIEAAWTIVRRANRLVEERAPWNLAKDPARAEELDRLLGALAVALQHTAILLFPIMPSRARLVWQTLRLTPALEAARFPAEGALLPPPPTGVALGASEPLFPRIDRAVAEGSAAGGR, encoded by the coding sequence ATGGCCAAGTACTACCTCACGACGGCGATCGACTACGTCAACGCGGCGCCCCACATCGGCACCGCGTACGAGAAGATCGCCGCCGACGCCATCGCCCGCTACAAGCGGCTTGCCGGATTCGACACCCATTTCCTGATGGGGAACGACGAGCACTCGACCAACGTCGAGAAGGCGGCGCGCGAGAAGGGGCTGGAGCCGCTCGAGTACTGCGACCGGATGGCTGAGGTGTTCCAGGCCGTCTGGAAGCGGCTCGACATCTCCTACGACGACTTCATCCGCACCACCGAGCCGCGCCACGTGCGCGGCGTCCAGGCGATGTTCGCGCGCTTCGCCGAGAGCGGCGACCTCTACAAGGGAAAGTACGAGGGCTTCTACTGCGTCTCGTGCGAGCGCTTCTATCCCGAGAAGGATCTCGAGAACGGCCTGTGTCCCGTGCATCACACCCAGCCGCAGTGGCTGAGCGAGGAGAACTGGTTCTTCAAGCTCTCCGCGTACGGGCCGCGTCTCCTGGAGCATATCCGGACGCATCCGGAGTTCATCATCCCCGAGATCCGGAAGAACGAGATCGTGAACGTGATCGAGGGGGGTCTGGAGGACATCTCCGTCTCGCGCTCGTCGACGCGGTGGGGCGTCCCCTTTCCGAACGATCCGTCGCAGATGGTCTACGTCTGGTTCGACGCGCTGATCAATTACGTGAGCGGCGTCGGCTATCCCAACCCCGACGGCGACTACGCCCGCTACTGGCCCGCCGACCTGCACGTGATCGGCAAGGACATCACGCGGTTCCACTGCATCATCTGGCCCGCGATGCTCCTGAGCGCCGGCGTGCCGCTGCCGACCACGGTGCTCGGCCACGGGTGGGTGCACTTCCAGGGGCAGAAGCTCTCCAAGTCGCTCGGCAACATCGTGAATCCGCTGGACGTCGCGGACAAGTACGGCGCGGATCCGCTCCGCTACTACCTGCTCAAGGAAGTGCCGCTCTCCCGCGACGGCGACTTCACGTGGGACCTCTTCATCGACCGCTACAACGCCGACCTCGCGAACGACTGGGGAAACCTCTTCACGCGCACGGTTTCGATGATCCACCGCTACCGCGGCGGCATCCTGGCGCGAGCCGAGCCGATCGACGGGCTGGACCGGCTCATCGCCGAGGCGTTCCGCGATTACCGCGCCGGGTTCGACGCCTTCGCCATCGAGCGGGGGATCGAGGCCGCGTGGACCATCGTGCGGCGCGCCAACCGTCTCGTGGAGGAGCGCGCCCCCTGGAACCTGGCCAAGGATCCCGCGCGGGCCGAGGAGCTGGACCGCCTGCTCGGCGCGCTCGCCGTCGCGCTCCAGCACACGGCCATCCTCCTCTTCCCGATCATGCCGTCCCGCGCGCGCCTCGTCTGGCAGACGCTCCGGCTCACGCCCGCCCTGGAGGCGGCGCGCTTTCCGGCCGAGGGCGCGCTGCTGCCGCCTCCGCCGACCGGCGTGGCGCTCGGGGCCTCGGAGCCGCTCTTCCCGCGGATCGATCGAGCGGTGGCCGAGGGGAGCGCCGCGGGCGGACGTTGA
- a CDS encoding stage 0 sporulation family protein: MERTDIVETPAAPAVPPAPPATPAPVLEIVFKGRRREHYANLHRLPLREGDYVIVQAERGEDLGRIHHSSEWVSQAIAPEGLKAVLRAARPEDLQRLDANRAREERAFIQCRDRIAQRDLEMKLVDCEFQLDGNRVTFYFTAEKRVDFRELVKDLASIFRTRIELRQIGVRDEAGRIGGVGTCGRELCCATWLREFEPITLKMAKDQGLSPSPSKISGACGRLKCCLRYELDFYKESAREFPKIGSRLTLEDAEWEVGRVDIFHRTLHLRDDTGKETTMLLTDVPKGTKITGPTRDRRKGCDKTRCAARGTAPGDGESVGESDDTRPDTGGPDSRGPHPGHRPHAPRGGHGPHHGPPQGGPRRGGPPQGGPRRGPRPGPER; encoded by the coding sequence ATGGAACGCACCGACATCGTCGAGACTCCCGCCGCGCCCGCGGTTCCTCCCGCGCCTCCGGCGACGCCCGCTCCCGTTCTGGAGATCGTGTTCAAGGGGCGCCGCCGCGAGCACTACGCGAACCTCCACCGGCTCCCGCTCCGCGAGGGCGACTACGTCATCGTGCAGGCCGAGCGGGGCGAGGACCTGGGTCGCATCCATCATTCCAGCGAATGGGTGTCCCAGGCGATCGCGCCCGAGGGGCTCAAGGCGGTGCTCCGCGCCGCCCGTCCCGAGGACCTGCAGCGCCTGGACGCAAACCGCGCGCGCGAGGAGCGCGCCTTCATCCAGTGCCGCGACCGGATCGCGCAGCGCGACCTGGAGATGAAGCTCGTGGATTGCGAGTTCCAGCTGGACGGAAACCGGGTCACCTTCTACTTCACCGCCGAGAAGCGGGTGGATTTCCGCGAGCTGGTGAAGGACCTGGCCTCCATCTTCCGCACGCGGATCGAGCTGCGCCAGATCGGCGTGCGCGACGAGGCGGGACGGATCGGCGGCGTGGGCACGTGCGGGCGCGAGCTCTGCTGCGCCACCTGGCTGCGCGAGTTCGAGCCGATCACGCTCAAGATGGCGAAGGACCAGGGACTCTCGCCCAGTCCGTCCAAGATCTCGGGGGCCTGCGGCCGGCTCAAATGCTGCCTTCGGTACGAGCTCGACTTCTACAAGGAATCGGCGCGCGAGTTTCCGAAGATCGGAAGCCGCCTCACGCTGGAGGACGCGGAGTGGGAGGTCGGACGCGTGGACATCTTTCACCGAACGCTCCACCTGCGCGACGACACCGGCAAGGAGACGACCATGCTCCTCACCGACGTTCCGAAGGGGACCAAGATCACCGGACCCACCCGCGACCGCCGGAAGGGATGCGACAAGACGCGCTGTGCGGCGCGCGGCACCGCGCCGGGCGACGGGGAGAGCGTGGGTGAGAGCGACGATACGCGGCCCGATACCGGGGGGCCCGATTCCCGCGGCCCCCATCCCGGACACCGTCCGCACGCCCCGCGCGGCGGGCACGGCCCGCACCACGGCCCCCCGCAGGGCGGCCCGCGACGCGGCGGACCCCCGCAGGGCGGCCCGCGACGCGGTCCCCGCCCCGGCCCGGAGCGCTGA